In Labilibaculum sp. DW002, one DNA window encodes the following:
- a CDS encoding type I restriction endonuclease subunit R, producing the protein MKNIGKPERETQNRIIQLFQDELKYTYLGDWEKEQRNQPVEEELLFNFLTEEQAYSEDMAKKAIDKIIKAATNLSGGLYEANKEVYKLLRYGVNVKEEISSSKETVWLIDWKQPNKNKFAIAEEVTVSGKHEKRPDLVIYVNGIALAVIELKNSRKGVEWGIRQNLDNQKDEFIPHFFTSMQLVLAGNDTQGLRYGTIQTPEKYYLKWKEDCSREFDYILDKNLFLLFQKERLLELVHDFMVYDKGVKKLCRPNQFFGIQAAQTHVRTRQGGIIWHTQGSGKSLTMVWLTKWIRENVPNSRVLIITDREELDDQIEKLFIGVEENIYRTTSGKDLISKLNKNEKWLLCSLVHKFGRQSDEGDYDAYIEDLKKNLEGDFKAKGDIFVFVDECHRTQSGKLHDAMKLILPDALFIGFTGTPLLKKDKQKSIEVFGPYIGNPYKFDEAVEDGVVLDLLYEARDVEQFVTDKQSIDEWFEAETRGLTDTAKIELKKRWGTMQKVLGSKSRLEKIVFDIVKDFKIKPRLSTNEGNAMLVSGSIYQACKYYELFQSAGLKECAIITSYQPHHADIKGEETGEATPTDKLLKYEVYTKMLNGKSAEVFEQDVKTQFIKEPAKMKLLIVVDKLLTGFDAPSATYLYIDKSMQDHGLFQAICRVNRVDQEGKDYGYIIDYKDLFKSLQKSITDYTSEVFDEYDAEDVKGLLSDRYEVSRDRLDTALEAIIALCEPVHPKDEPNYISYFCGNTEIKEDLQNTEEKRIALYKATVALIRAYSNIANEMLKAGYTEEEADKIKKEVQYYTDLRETIKRASGDALDFKRFEPGMRQLMDMYIDAKSSKKISDFEDQSLVDLIVNVDDSSVEYVHAPPRQAVAETIENNVRKVIIEEAEANPKYYEKMSLLLDDLIRQRKEETIAYQEYLKKMKDLAEKVSNPSNSNNYPTSLDSAAKRALFDNLESNEILALALDNVIQANKLDGWRDGGLKEKKLRIAVNGLMKSDEKTSELMQIIKAQSEY; encoded by the coding sequence ATGAAAAATATCGGTAAACCTGAACGTGAAACCCAAAACCGAATTATTCAGCTTTTTCAAGATGAATTAAAATATACTTATTTAGGTGACTGGGAAAAAGAGCAACGAAACCAACCTGTTGAAGAGGAACTGCTTTTCAACTTCCTTACAGAGGAACAAGCTTATTCTGAAGATATGGCTAAGAAAGCCATTGATAAAATTATAAAGGCAGCCACTAACTTGTCGGGTGGTCTTTACGAAGCCAATAAAGAGGTTTATAAACTGCTTCGTTATGGTGTAAATGTAAAGGAAGAAATAAGCTCTTCTAAAGAAACCGTTTGGTTGATTGATTGGAAGCAGCCCAATAAAAATAAATTTGCAATCGCCGAAGAGGTAACGGTAAGTGGAAAGCATGAAAAACGTCCCGATCTTGTCATATATGTGAATGGCATTGCTTTGGCTGTAATTGAATTGAAAAACAGCCGAAAAGGTGTAGAATGGGGTATTCGTCAGAATCTGGATAATCAGAAAGATGAGTTCATACCACACTTTTTTACCAGCATGCAGTTGGTGTTGGCCGGAAACGATACGCAGGGCTTGCGTTATGGAACCATCCAAACCCCCGAAAAATACTATCTAAAATGGAAAGAGGATTGCAGTAGGGAGTTCGATTATATTTTGGATAAGAACCTGTTTCTACTATTTCAGAAAGAACGATTGTTAGAATTGGTGCATGATTTTATGGTTTACGACAAAGGAGTGAAAAAACTTTGTCGTCCTAATCAATTTTTCGGAATTCAGGCAGCTCAAACACATGTACGAACACGTCAGGGTGGAATCATTTGGCATACTCAAGGGAGTGGTAAAAGTTTAACCATGGTATGGCTCACCAAATGGATTCGTGAGAATGTTCCCAACAGCAGAGTGCTGATTATTACCGATCGTGAGGAGTTAGATGATCAGATTGAAAAACTATTTATTGGAGTTGAAGAAAATATCTACAGAACTACATCTGGTAAAGATTTAATCAGCAAGCTAAATAAGAATGAAAAGTGGTTGCTCTGTAGTTTGGTTCACAAGTTTGGTCGCCAATCAGACGAAGGAGATTACGATGCTTATATAGAGGATCTGAAGAAGAATCTTGAAGGTGATTTTAAGGCCAAAGGTGATATCTTTGTTTTTGTTGATGAGTGTCACCGAACACAATCAGGAAAACTTCATGATGCCATGAAATTGATCTTGCCAGATGCTTTGTTTATTGGTTTCACAGGAACACCTTTACTAAAAAAGGACAAGCAGAAAAGTATTGAGGTATTTGGTCCTTACATTGGTAATCCATATAAATTTGATGAAGCGGTAGAAGATGGTGTAGTACTGGATCTTTTGTATGAAGCTCGTGATGTGGAACAATTCGTAACCGACAAGCAAAGTATTGATGAGTGGTTCGAAGCTGAAACCAGAGGTCTTACCGATACGGCAAAAATAGAATTAAAAAAGAGGTGGGGAACCATGCAAAAAGTGCTGGGTTCTAAATCTCGTTTAGAGAAAATTGTATTCGACATTGTCAAAGACTTTAAGATAAAACCACGCCTATCTACCAATGAAGGAAATGCCATGTTGGTTTCTGGTAGTATTTATCAGGCTTGTAAATACTATGAGTTGTTCCAATCGGCAGGACTGAAAGAATGTGCAATTATTACATCTTATCAACCCCATCATGCTGATATTAAGGGAGAGGAGACAGGAGAGGCTACTCCAACCGATAAGTTACTAAAGTACGAGGTGTATACCAAAATGCTAAATGGTAAGTCAGCTGAAGTATTTGAGCAGGACGTAAAAACTCAATTTATTAAAGAGCCAGCCAAAATGAAATTACTCATTGTGGTTGATAAATTATTGACTGGTTTTGATGCTCCATCTGCAACTTATCTGTACATCGATAAAAGCATGCAGGATCATGGTTTGTTTCAGGCAATTTGCCGTGTAAATAGAGTGGATCAGGAGGGAAAAGATTATGGTTACATTATCGATTATAAAGATTTATTCAAGAGTCTTCAAAAATCGATTACTGATTATACATCTGAGGTGTTTGATGAGTACGATGCAGAGGATGTGAAGGGATTGTTGAGTGATCGATATGAAGTAAGTCGCGATCGCTTGGATACTGCCTTAGAGGCCATAATAGCACTATGCGAACCAGTGCATCCGAAAGATGAGCCAAACTATATTTCTTATTTTTGTGGGAATACTGAAATTAAGGAGGATCTTCAAAATACGGAGGAAAAGAGAATCGCTTTATACAAGGCTACCGTTGCATTAATAAGAGCATATTCCAATATTGCTAACGAAATGTTAAAGGCAGGATATACTGAGGAAGAGGCTGATAAAATAAAGAAGGAAGTTCAATATTATACAGATCTAAGAGAAACTATAAAACGAGCATCAGGTGATGCTTTGGATTTTAAGCGTTTCGAACCTGGAATGCGTCAGCTAATGGATATGTATATTGATGCTAAGAGCAGTAAAAAAATATCTGATTTTGAGGACCAATCTTTGGTTGATCTAATTGTAAATGTGGATGATTCATCTGTGGAATATGTTCATGCACCTCCTCGACAGGCTGTTGCGGAAACCATAGAGAATAATGTTCGGAAAGTGATCATTGAGGAGGCTGAGGCGAATCCAAAATACTACGAGAAAATGTCACTTCTTTTAGATGATTTAATTCGTCAACGAAAAGAGGAAACAATAGCTTATCAGGAGTATTTGAAGAAGATGAAAGATTTGGCTGAGAAGGTTTCTAATCCTTCCAATTCTAATAATTATCCGACTTCATTGGATTCTGCAGCCAAAAGAGCTTTGTTTGATAATTTGGAGAGTAACGAAATATTAGCCCTTGCATTAGATAATGTAATTCAGGCAAATAAGCTGGATGGATGGCGTGATGGCGGTTTGAAAGAGAAGAAGCTGAGAATTGCAGTTAATGGATTGATGAAGAGTGACGAGAAGACGAGTGAGTTAATGCAAATAATCAAAGCACAAAGTGAATACTAA
- a CDS encoding DUF262 domain-containing protein: MSDNNNLINSGERLSFFKLFVEKEYKIEIPIIQRDYAQGRNSSSEVRERFLDALHSYLEENKPNRDLDFVYGSLIENGDTRFIPLDGQQRLTTLFLLHWYLANISDNLQLFRDSLASKKNHEGKEIYRSNFTYETRTSSREFCDELMSNEIDMDELLISQVDNKPSLSKTIQDCGWYYLSWENDPTIQSMLTMLDDIHVKFQNNPEFFDRLIDTENPIITFLFLNLKEFKLTDDLYIKMNARGKPLTTFENFKAKFEQHISEMFYSESAGRSIVFGDEDKSVSTQEYFSHKIDTSWANLLWNYRNSNGNDNSYDDELMNLIRVIVANEYATVSKKEKDQDLEFLIGTYAARKRKNYTDNLTYHIYEKLGVLTKNAITYLIDSLDALSNGNSNIHSYINDKFYFDEQEVFQKVLKLELTLPQRVQFHAYLKFLIHNKNNRDGIEQWMRVIHNLTENTVIDGADEVARATKAIESLLDHSNDILEYLKVPNNKAEFFLGRQTQEERIKAHLITKSEDWKNVVESIEQHSYLKGQIAFLLEFSGVLAYYEEHAHCNWSVEEDNSFIAKFRNYSNKADVVFNAIGTSLNKDFVWERAVLTKGDYLILASAWRRNLLTSSRNVRDYSWKRLLRLSPSGTKQEEANHWKYKRDLVKEVFDDPTFNERDFDGTLSVICNNPLGGWRGYFVKNPELIRYCEQGFIRFESASDIKLYKQSQQNHRHVEMYSYNIFMQNFFGKEILKPFKECWYYEVKSGDELSCVVLEDWTYQRKHFAMDVYYDAENKEFLTRFYKVKGNLFKTEYPSELESIVRSTGFEWDDEETTFGYTTRSKTEEETITLIKSLCSRLNNL, encoded by the coding sequence ATGAGCGATAATAACAACCTAATAAATTCAGGCGAACGCCTTAGCTTTTTTAAATTATTCGTTGAGAAGGAATATAAAATTGAAATACCAATTATTCAGCGAGATTATGCACAAGGACGTAATTCTTCCTCGGAAGTACGAGAAAGATTCCTAGACGCATTACATAGTTATTTGGAGGAGAATAAACCCAATAGAGATTTAGACTTTGTATATGGAAGTCTTATCGAAAATGGTGATACTCGATTCATTCCTTTAGATGGGCAACAGCGCCTTACAACTCTGTTTTTGCTTCATTGGTATTTAGCTAACATTTCAGATAATTTACAGTTGTTTAGAGATTCTCTTGCAAGTAAGAAGAATCATGAAGGTAAAGAAATTTATAGATCAAACTTTACCTATGAAACACGAACTAGTTCAAGAGAATTTTGCGATGAATTAATGTCCAACGAGATTGATATGGATGAACTATTAATCTCTCAAGTGGATAACAAACCAAGCTTATCAAAAACAATACAAGATTGTGGTTGGTATTATCTTTCTTGGGAAAATGATCCTACCATTCAGTCAATGCTTACAATGCTTGATGATATTCATGTGAAATTTCAAAATAATCCTGAATTTTTTGATCGTCTAATCGATACGGAGAACCCTATCATCACCTTTTTATTCTTAAATCTTAAAGAGTTTAAACTTACTGATGACCTGTATATTAAAATGAATGCTAGAGGTAAGCCATTAACGACATTTGAAAATTTTAAAGCAAAATTCGAACAGCATATTAGCGAAATGTTTTACAGTGAGTCGGCTGGTCGATCAATCGTGTTTGGCGACGAAGATAAGAGTGTAAGTACTCAGGAATATTTTTCTCATAAAATAGACACTTCTTGGGCTAATTTATTGTGGAATTATAGAAATTCAAATGGGAATGATAATTCGTATGATGATGAATTAATGAATCTAATACGTGTTATTGTTGCTAATGAATATGCTACAGTTAGTAAAAAAGAGAAAGATCAGGATCTAGAGTTCTTGATCGGTACGTATGCAGCAAGAAAAAGAAAGAATTATACAGACAACTTAACTTATCATATCTACGAAAAGCTTGGAGTATTAACTAAGAATGCGATAACATATTTAATTGATTCATTAGACGCTTTATCTAATGGGAATAGTAATATTCATTCTTATATAAATGATAAATTCTATTTTGACGAGCAAGAAGTTTTTCAAAAGGTGTTAAAACTGGAATTGACCTTACCCCAAAGAGTGCAATTCCATGCTTATCTTAAATTCTTGATACATAATAAGAATAATAGAGATGGAATTGAGCAATGGATGAGAGTAATCCACAATCTTACTGAAAATACAGTAATTGATGGTGCAGATGAAGTTGCTAGAGCGACAAAAGCCATCGAGAGTCTACTTGACCACAGCAACGATATTTTGGAGTATTTAAAAGTGCCCAATAATAAAGCTGAATTTTTCTTAGGCAGACAAACTCAAGAAGAAAGAATAAAAGCTCATCTGATTACAAAATCAGAAGATTGGAAGAATGTAGTAGAATCTATTGAGCAACATTCCTATTTGAAAGGTCAAATTGCTTTCTTATTAGAATTTTCCGGAGTTTTGGCTTATTATGAAGAGCATGCGCATTGCAATTGGAGTGTTGAAGAAGATAATAGCTTTATTGCTAAATTCAGAAATTACAGCAACAAAGCAGATGTTGTTTTTAACGCCATTGGTACTAGTTTGAATAAGGATTTTGTTTGGGAACGTGCAGTGCTTACTAAAGGTGATTACTTAATACTGGCGTCTGCTTGGAGACGTAACCTACTTACTTCAAGTAGAAATGTCAGAGATTATAGCTGGAAAAGACTATTGAGACTTTCGCCATCTGGAACAAAACAGGAAGAGGCTAACCATTGGAAGTATAAACGTGATTTAGTAAAAGAGGTATTTGATGATCCTACATTTAATGAAAGAGATTTTGACGGTACATTATCTGTAATTTGCAATAATCCTCTAGGTGGATGGAGAGGATACTTTGTGAAAAACCCAGAATTGATTCGTTATTGTGAGCAAGGCTTTATTCGCTTTGAATCGGCATCAGATATTAAACTTTATAAGCAATCTCAACAGAATCATCGTCATGTAGAAATGTATTCCTACAATATCTTTATGCAAAATTTCTTTGGTAAGGAAATCTTGAAACCATTCAAAGAGTGTTGGTATTATGAAGTGAAAAGTGGAGATGAGCTTTCTTGTGTTGTTCTGGAAGATTGGACATATCAAAGAAAACACTTTGCTATGGATGTTTATTATGATGCTGAAAATAAGGAGTTTTTAACTCGTTTCTATAAGGTGAAAGGGAATTTATTTAAGACTGAATATCCTTCTGAATTAGAATCAATAGTGAGATCGACTGGTTTTGAATGGGATGATGAAGAAACTACTTTTGGATACACTACTAGATCAAAAACAGAAGAAGAAACGATTACTCTTATCAAAAGCTTATGTAGCCGACTTAATAACCTTTAG
- a CDS encoding DUF262 domain-containing protein — protein MSEMDSNLILKPITKLLDEKFFIPSYQRGYRWKERQVKNLLDDIWSFRLNSETETKDAFYCLQPVVVSKMDNEWEVLDGQQRLTTIYIILEYLKGGLEFLGKGNFSIRYETRSDSELFLKNIDLTRSEDNIDYFHICNAYETVAKWFDGKDGNTKINFLNTLLNDDESGKNVKVIWYDVSEENVSNKFAIDIFTRLNIGKIPLTNAELVKALFLQNGNFQEDKASLKQLQIATEWDAIEKVLQNDAFWYFIYNPDNPLKYDNRIEYIFDLMKNKTKDNERYFTFYEFNKDFIISKKDKDALADIDTLWSKIKKYFLSFEEWYNDKELYHLVGFLIDCGYDINKLKLESSNRTKLSFKAYLKDKIKGEVSCQIEELGYKDKRVKKVLLLFNIQTILSSEKTDARFPFFRYKEEDWDIEHVRSQTDKQIVGSARKDWAIDILEYFTGERGYSDAILNGNGFTEKELQEKAISKLDEVEKFFSKDLASLLDSESMDESQFTQLYNSLIKHFNEAEAPENIDSISNLALLDSATNRSYKNAMFPIKRKTILENDMNGVFVPIATKNVFLKSYTKKLGNVMHWSKNDANDYLETIKRTLKDYLPLQTEKNER, from the coding sequence ATTTATTAGATGACATTTGGAGTTTCAGGCTAAATAGCGAAACAGAAACAAAGGACGCTTTCTACTGCTTGCAGCCGGTAGTTGTATCAAAAATGGATAATGAATGGGAAGTGTTGGATGGACAGCAAAGACTAACTACAATTTATATCATACTTGAGTATCTCAAAGGAGGACTTGAATTTCTTGGGAAAGGAAATTTTAGTATTCGTTATGAAACAAGATCAGACAGCGAGCTCTTTCTTAAAAATATCGACTTAACCCGAAGCGAAGACAATATTGATTACTTTCACATTTGCAATGCTTATGAAACAGTAGCTAAGTGGTTCGATGGCAAGGATGGAAATACAAAAATCAATTTTCTTAATACCTTATTAAATGACGATGAATCAGGAAAGAATGTTAAGGTTATTTGGTACGATGTAAGTGAAGAGAATGTATCTAATAAGTTTGCCATCGATATTTTTACCCGTTTAAATATTGGTAAGATACCATTAACAAATGCGGAATTAGTAAAAGCATTATTTCTTCAAAATGGAAATTTTCAAGAAGATAAGGCGAGTCTCAAGCAATTGCAAATAGCTACAGAATGGGATGCAATTGAGAAGGTGCTTCAGAATGATGCTTTTTGGTATTTTATCTATAATCCGGATAATCCATTGAAATACGATAATCGAATTGAATACATTTTCGATTTGATGAAAAATAAGACCAAGGATAATGAAAGGTATTTTACTTTTTATGAGTTCAATAAAGATTTTATAATCAGTAAGAAAGATAAAGATGCTCTAGCTGATATTGATACTTTGTGGTCAAAAATTAAGAAGTATTTTCTAAGTTTTGAAGAATGGTATAACGATAAGGAGCTTTATCATTTAGTTGGATTTCTTATCGATTGCGGATACGATATTAATAAATTAAAGCTAGAGTCGAGTAATAGAACAAAATTATCTTTTAAGGCTTATCTAAAAGATAAAATCAAAGGAGAGGTAAGTTGCCAAATTGAAGAATTAGGATATAAAGATAAAAGAGTAAAGAAGGTACTCTTACTGTTTAATATTCAAACTATTCTTTCTTCAGAAAAAACTGATGCTCGATTTCCATTTTTCCGATATAAAGAAGAAGATTGGGACATTGAACATGTTCGTTCGCAAACCGACAAGCAAATTGTTGGAAGTGCTAGAAAAGATTGGGCGATCGACATTTTAGAATATTTCACTGGAGAGAGGGGATATTCAGATGCCATTCTTAATGGCAATGGTTTTACTGAAAAAGAATTACAGGAAAAAGCAATATCAAAACTAGATGAAGTTGAAAAATTCTTCTCTAAGGATCTTGCATCTTTGTTAGATTCTGAGAGTATGGATGAATCTCAGTTTACGCAATTGTATAATAGCTTGATAAAGCATTTTAACGAAGCAGAAGCACCTGAAAATATTGATAGTATTTCAAATTTGGCACTTCTGGATTCAGCAACAAATCGCAGTTACAAAAATGCGATGTTTCCAATCAAAAGAAAGACTATTTTGGAAAATGATATGAACGGTGTTTTTGTGCCAATAGCAACAAAGAATGTCTTCTTAAAATCATACACCAAAAAATTGGGTAATGTTATGCATTGGAGTAAAAACGATGCGAATGACTATCTGGAAACTATCAAACGAACCCTTAAAGATTACTTACCACTTCAGACTGAGAAAAATGAGCGATAA